The genomic region GCCCATGTAAATAAATTCGAGAACCTCGCCTTTCAGCGTATGCGCGTCAGGCGAAAGGCGGCGCTTGTCCATTTCCACCCGCTCGGGACGGATGGAAACAGTGGTGCGATCCCCCACGGCCGAGACGTTTACAGGACGCGCGTCAATTTCGTCACCGCTGTCCAGCTTCACAACGCAGCGATCGCCTGAGATTTTCGTCACCACACCCGAAAGCGTATTATTTTCGCCAATAAACTGCGCCACAAAGCTGTTTTGCGGCTGTTCATAGAGAACATCAGGCGGATCAAGCTGTTGGATACGGCCATCATCAAACACCGCGACACGATCCGACATGGTCAGGGCTTCGGTCTGGTCATGGGTCACATAAACTGTGGTGATGCCCAACTGATGCGCCAGATTGGTGATTTCAAATTGCATATGTTCGCGCAATTGCTTGTCGAGCGCCCCCAAAGGTTCGTCCATCAAAACAAGCTCAGGCTCGAACACCAAGGCCCGCGCCAAGGCGATACGCTGTTGCTGCCCGCCCGAAAGCTGCGCGGGGCGGCGACCGCCGAAATCCCCCATCTGCACCATATCAAGCGCGCGTTTGATCTTTCCTTCGCGCTCTGATTTGCCCATGCCGCGCACTTCCAAAGGGAAGGCAAGGTTTTCTGCAACCGACATATGCGGGAACAAAGCGTAATTCTGGAACACCATCCCAATGCCGCGCTTATGGGGCGGAATGTTGTTGATCGGACGACCCTGCAACAGAATCTCGCCATGGGTGGCTGTCTCGAAACCTGCAAGCATCATCAGGCAGGTCGTTTTGCCCGATCCCGAAGGCCCAAGCATCGTTAGAAATTCGCCCTGACCGATCTGAAGATTAAGATCTTTTACGACCAGCGTTTCGCCATCGTAACTTTTCTGGACATGCTCAAAAGCGACAAACGCGTCTTTTGCTGTGTCGAACAAAGTGTCGAACTCCCGTTGTGGTTGCGGTGTAGCCCCGCATTCAATTGCCCTAAGCTAAACAGCCTGAGCCTTAGATGACAACCAATTAACAGAAATTAGTGCAAAACCGTCCTGAAAACGCCGCTTTGCACCTCAGAAAAGACATCGGCCCGAAAACAATGGCGGATTCAGGAAATATGACCCCATACATAGCGGGTGCTTGTTTGCAGGGGCGGCATAGCCTAATCAGGGCGGATGATGATTTGCTAAGCATTCTTTAGCAGAATGCGTAATTTTTCGCAGATTTGGAGACGCATGTCAGACCCAAGCCCCGCATCAGATTCGCAGACCAAGGCCCCAAATGGGGTTGACCTGCGCTCGTCTCGACTTGTGATCCGCCTGTGGCGCGAGCATGTCCTCAAATATTGGCCCGCCCTGACATTCGCACTGATCTTGATGAGCCTTGAAGGCGCCGCACTTGGTGCATTTGCATGGATGGTGCGCCCTCTCTTCGATGAACTTTTTGCCGCACAATCCTTGGATGGGCTTTGGAAAGTGGTAACGGTCATCTGGTTTTTGTTCCTGTTCCGCGCCGTTGCGGGCTTTGTGCAGCGCGTCATTATGTCGGCGCTTGGCCTGAAAGTGACAACCGCATTGCAAACACGCCTGGTCGAGCATCTTTTGACGCTTGATGGTGCCGTCTTTACGCGACACCCCCCAGGTGAATTGATCGAACGCGTGCGCGGGGACAGCCAGACGCTGCAATCTGCGGCGACAAGTGTCCTTCTCTCCTTTGGGCGTGATTTAGTTTCGCTTGTGGCTTTGTCCTTTGTGATGTTCTCAAATGATTGGCAATGGTCACTGGTGGCCTTGGTTGGGCTGCCTTTGATGATCGTGCCCATGACCCTGCTGCTCAAGCAAATCCGCCGCACCGCATTTGCCGCGCGCGAGGCTGCCGCGACCCTGACCACGCGGCTGGACGAAATGTTTCACGGCATTCAATCCATCAAGGTCAACCGCCTTGAGGCGCATGAGCGCGGGCGGTTTGAGCGCAGCGTCAAGCAATACCTCAAGCAACAGATCCGCTCGAGTGCAGGCCAATCCGCGAACCCCTCGTTGATCGACCTCATGTCGGGCATTGGGTTTGTTTCGGTCACATTGTTTGGGGCCACCGCCATTGTGACAGGCGATAAATCGGTGGGGGATTTCATGTCCTTTATCACCGCGCTTTCGCTGATGTTCGACCCGCTCAAACGTCTGTCAAATATCGCAGGCAGCCTTCAGGCCGCCGCAGCCTCGCTAGAGCGGATCTATTCCATGCTTGATCTGCGCCCCACCGTTCTTAGCCCTGCCCACCCTGCCCCGCTGAGTTCTGGCGATATCTGCTTTGAGAATGTCGAATTCTCCTATGGCGACATGCCCGTTCTGCATGATCTGACCTTCACCGCCAAAGAGGGGCAGACAACCGCGATTGTGGGGCCATCAGGCGCGGGGAAAACCACGCTGTTTGCCTTGCTAACACGCTTGATTGATCCAGTGGCAGGCAAAGTGCGCATTGGCAGTGTTGCGACCACCGAGGCTGATCTGGCCGCCTTGCGTGACATGATCGCGGTTGTAGGCCAAGACACGGCGCTGTTCGATGAAAGCATCGAAGATAATATCCGCATGGGGCGGCTTAATGCTGACAGCGCCGATGTGGCCAAAGCCGCAGAAAACGCCGCTGTGATGGAATTTGCCAAATCCCTGCCCGCAGGGTTGGAAACGGCTGTTGGCCCGCGCGGCTCGTCCCTGTCGGGCGGCCAACGTCAGCGCGTGGCCATCGCCCGCGCGATGCTGAAAGATGCGCCGATTTTGCTGTTGGATGAACCCACATCGGCCCTCGACACGCAATCTGAAAAATTGGTGCAAACTGCCCTATCGCGCCTGTCGCAAGGGCGCACGACACTTGTAATTGCGCATCGGCTGTCCACCATTCGCGATGCCGATAAGATTGTGGTCATGGATAAAGGCCATGTTGTCGAAGAAGGCACCCATGACAGCCTGATGCAAAGGGGCGGCATTTACGCGCGTCTTGTTGAATTGCAATCCGCAGGGATGAGTGCCGATCTCTAGCGCCTGCGCCCTTCGGCCAATTCATCGGCCAAGGCCGCACGGCGTTCAGGCGGCATATCCGCGATCAAATCAACCAAGGCACGATGCCCGCTTTCCTGCATGGCGCCAAGATAGCCGCGCTGCTCAGACAGGGCCTGCATCAACGCATCAGGCACAAAGGGGGTTGCGCGCAACGCAGCCTCAACCTGCAGATTGGCCGCCCCGATCCCACGGCGCGCGGCGCCCATCCCTTCGCGCCCACCCATGCGCCCGATCAACATCCGCATTTCATCGCGGTTCAATTCACCCGCCAATGGCCCCAAACTGCGCACGGCGTTGATCCGCTCACGCGGGCCTTCGCCGTCTGGGCCGCGATGCAAGACCACCGCCCCTAGAACCGCGCCCGCAATCGCCAAATTAATCGCCAGAGAGACACCAAGAACGATCTTCATGCCCCGCGGCGCTTGGGGTTTCGGGGTTGTCATCATCTCATCCATCACTCACCTCCCAAATCGGCCAAAGCCCAAGGATCCCCAAAATCAGAAACCGATGTGCTGGCCCATCCGCTGGCCTCTTGCAAACTTAAGGTCATATCGGGGTTCAAGGTCGAAAGACCCACCCCAAACAGCAGCCCCGCGATTCCCGCCATCGCCGCACCTGAGACAACCGACCAGCCCCCAAATAGGCGGTCAATCAGATTGGATAGACGCGAGAGCGTATCCTCACGGACGTGGTGGGTTTGTCTTTGCACGTTCTGTGCATCCGCCAAGACCCGCGCCATGAGCGCATCACTTGGCGCATCAGCCGCGCGCGCTTCGGCGAAAAGATCATCCAGATCTAGGTCTGCCTGTTCATTGCGCATAACCCAATGCCTCCTTTTCCTTGGCCAAATGGGCGCTCAATGCCCTTTTGCCGCGTGCGGTCAAACTTTCGACCGCCTCAATCGTAATATCCAGAATTTGGGCAATCTCACCATTTGATAACCCTTCGATGTGGCGCAATACCACCGCCTGCCTTTGGCGCTCGGGCAAAGTGGCAAGCGCCGCATCCAGCGCATCAAGCCGCGCCCTTTGCATCATTTGCGCGGGCACTGACGCCGCATGATCCTCGATTTGTTCAACCGCATCCGTATCAAGGGTGGGCGCGGCGCGGCGGGTCTGCTTGCGCAAGCGATCAATACATAGGTTCGCTGTCACCTGATGCGCCCAAGTGCTCAGTTTTGCGCGGCCTGCGTCCCAGTCAGGGGCAATGCGCCAGATGCGCATCATCACCTCTTGCGCGACATCTTCGGCCTCGGCCTGATCCCCCAAAACACGGCGCGCATGCGACAGAATGCGGGGCAGATGCCGCGCGGCCAAATCCCGCGCCGCTGCCGCATCGCCCTTGGCGAAGCGGGCCATCAGATGATCATCTTCTGATGCTGCCTTTGGTGGTCTTTGCACGCTGCCCTCGCCGCCGCAATCTACTGCAACTATTGCATTCAAGCACGCGACTGCCAAGGGAGAGGGGCAGCCGCGTCTGATTGCGCCTTAGCCGCGATGGCCACGCCCTTCACGGGCACCTGCACCGCGCTCATGGCCGCCGCGCATTTGGGACATGGCCGAGAATTCCTCAAGGCTGATGCTGCCATCCCCATTGCTGTCCATGCGCGACAACATCCGATTAAAATTTGGCTCACCGCGCCCCTCATGTTGGTCGCGGCCACCCATCATTTCAGATTGCGACAAAAGCCCATCGCCATCCAAATCGAGATCGCCAATCATACGATCCACGCGATCCGCCATGCGGGCCTGAAGGGAGGCACTCAATTCTTGGGCGTCCAACATGCCATCCCCGTTGGTGTCTTGGGCCGCAAATCGCGCCTCTGGCATACGCGCCAATTCCTCAGCCGTGACCTGACCATTGCGATCCGCATCTAGGGCGGCAAATATCGCGTCTGCATCGGCCTGCGCCATTGGGGCGGCGGTTACCATTTGCGCAGCAAGACCCAAAGGCAGGGCCAAGCCCAAAGTGAAAAGTTTGAATGTGCTCATCTCAATAACTCCTGATCTTGTGGCAAATGGCCCATCCATCCGCCGATCTATTCCTTTCACGCGCTCGCCCGCAGTTTCCGTCACATTTTTTTGCAGCTCTCTTTTGACCCGCGTCAAAACGGCCCGCCCCTTTGCCAATGATTGCGCTTTGCGCTAGGGCTAGGGTCGAGACAAGAAAAGGATGCGCGCCATGGCAAACCCCAGCACCGAAGCGGCTGAAATCGATCCAATCACTGCCTTGGCGGATGGTGTTTTCGATCATGTCCCGCAGGAACGCCCAACATGGCCCGCGATTGCCAAAGCCATGCGCGGCCGCTGCCCGTGCTGTGGTGAGGGCGCACTGTTTAGCGGCTATCTGAACCTTGTAAAAACCTGTGGCAGCTGTGGCGAAGATCTGAGCCACGCCCGCGCGGATGATGGGCCTGCCTATTTGACGATCCTCGTCACAGCGAAAATCTTGGGCACCTTAATGCTCTGGGTTTATACGGCCTATCAACCAAG from Rhodobacterales bacterium HKCCA1288 harbors:
- a CDS encoding ABC transporter ATP-binding protein; this encodes MFDTAKDAFVAFEHVQKSYDGETLVVKDLNLQIGQGEFLTMLGPSGSGKTTCLMMLAGFETATHGEILLQGRPINNIPPHKRGIGMVFQNYALFPHMSVAENLAFPLEVRGMGKSEREGKIKRALDMVQMGDFGGRRPAQLSGGQQQRIALARALVFEPELVLMDEPLGALDKQLREHMQFEITNLAHQLGITTVYVTHDQTEALTMSDRVAVFDDGRIQQLDPPDVLYEQPQNSFVAQFIGENNTLSGVVTKISGDRCVVKLDSGDEIDARPVNVSAVGDRTTVSIRPERVEMDKRRLSPDAHTLKGEVLEFIYMGDIFRTRLRVAGSDDFIIKTRNAPDQKRLTPGTQIEIGWLPDDCRALDA
- a CDS encoding ABC transporter ATP-binding protein, with protein sequence MSDPSPASDSQTKAPNGVDLRSSRLVIRLWREHVLKYWPALTFALILMSLEGAALGAFAWMVRPLFDELFAAQSLDGLWKVVTVIWFLFLFRAVAGFVQRVIMSALGLKVTTALQTRLVEHLLTLDGAVFTRHPPGELIERVRGDSQTLQSAATSVLLSFGRDLVSLVALSFVMFSNDWQWSLVALVGLPLMIVPMTLLLKQIRRTAFAAREAAATLTTRLDEMFHGIQSIKVNRLEAHERGRFERSVKQYLKQQIRSSAGQSANPSLIDLMSGIGFVSVTLFGATAIVTGDKSVGDFMSFITALSLMFDPLKRLSNIAGSLQAAAASLERIYSMLDLRPTVLSPAHPAPLSSGDICFENVEFSYGDMPVLHDLTFTAKEGQTTAIVGPSGAGKTTLFALLTRLIDPVAGKVRIGSVATTEADLAALRDMIAVVGQDTALFDESIEDNIRMGRLNADSADVAKAAENAAVMEFAKSLPAGLETAVGPRGSSLSGGQRQRVAIARAMLKDAPILLLDEPTSALDTQSEKLVQTALSRLSQGRTTLVIAHRLSTIRDADKIVVMDKGHVVEEGTHDSLMQRGGIYARLVELQSAGMSADL
- a CDS encoding periplasmic heavy metal sensor; amino-acid sequence: MDEMMTTPKPQAPRGMKIVLGVSLAINLAIAGAVLGAVVLHRGPDGEGPRERINAVRSLGPLAGELNRDEMRMLIGRMGGREGMGAARRGIGAANLQVEAALRATPFVPDALMQALSEQRGYLGAMQESGHRALVDLIADMPPERRAALADELAEGRRR
- a CDS encoding dihydroorotate dehydrogenase encodes the protein MRNEQADLDLDDLFAEARAADAPSDALMARVLADAQNVQRQTHHVREDTLSRLSNLIDRLFGGWSVVSGAAMAGIAGLLFGVGLSTLNPDMTLSLQEASGWASTSVSDFGDPWALADLGGE
- a CDS encoding RNA polymerase sigma factor — its product is MQRPPKAASEDDHLMARFAKGDAAAARDLAARHLPRILSHARRVLGDQAEAEDVAQEVMMRIWRIAPDWDAGRAKLSTWAHQVTANLCIDRLRKQTRRAAPTLDTDAVEQIEDHAASVPAQMMQRARLDALDAALATLPERQRQAVVLRHIEGLSNGEIAQILDITIEAVESLTARGKRALSAHLAKEKEALGYAQ
- a CDS encoding EF-hand domain-containing protein, which codes for MSTFKLFTLGLALPLGLAAQMVTAAPMAQADADAIFAALDADRNGQVTAEELARMPEARFAAQDTNGDGMLDAQELSASLQARMADRVDRMIGDLDLDGDGLLSQSEMMGGRDQHEGRGEPNFNRMLSRMDSNGDGSISLEEFSAMSQMRGGHERGAGAREGRGHRG
- a CDS encoding DUF983 domain-containing protein, which translates into the protein MANPSTEAAEIDPITALADGVFDHVPQERPTWPAIAKAMRGRCPCCGEGALFSGYLNLVKTCGSCGEDLSHARADDGPAYLTILVTAKILGTLMLWVYTAYQPSPWVMAGGFSLGAFVVALFLLPRFKGLIVGIQWAKRMHGF